In Gulosibacter molinativorax, a single window of DNA contains:
- a CDS encoding aldo/keto reductase, with the protein MTILNETYTLSNGVEIPKLGLGMWFIEDDKAAQAARDAIEIGYRNIDTAQAYGNERGVGEGVRTAGVARQELFISTKLAAEIKDYDAAVAAIDGSLETMGLDYIDLMLIHAPQPWDDFRGGDYADGNREAWRALEDAFKAGKLRAIGVSNFLQEDLENVFETATVTPHVNQVLVHVGNTPSELLNYCVSKNILVQAYSPIAHGEILTNPQVAAIAEQYGVTVPQLSIRYTLQLGTQSLPKTANPDHMRENAQVDFEISAADMEKLRSLDARDYGEHSVFPVYSGK; encoded by the coding sequence ATGACGATTCTCAATGAGACCTATACCCTCTCGAACGGCGTCGAGATCCCGAAGCTTGGGCTCGGTATGTGGTTCATCGAAGACGACAAGGCGGCCCAGGCCGCTCGCGACGCGATCGAAATCGGCTACCGCAACATCGACACCGCACAGGCCTACGGCAACGAGCGCGGCGTCGGCGAAGGCGTGCGCACCGCCGGGGTCGCGCGCCAGGAGCTCTTCATCTCGACCAAGCTCGCGGCCGAGATTAAGGACTACGACGCGGCGGTTGCCGCCATCGATGGTTCGCTCGAAACCATGGGGCTCGATTACATCGACCTGATGCTCATCCATGCCCCTCAGCCCTGGGACGATTTCCGCGGCGGCGACTACGCGGACGGCAACCGGGAGGCGTGGCGGGCGCTCGAGGATGCATTCAAGGCCGGCAAGCTGCGCGCGATCGGCGTTTCGAACTTCCTGCAGGAGGACCTCGAGAATGTCTTCGAGACGGCGACCGTGACCCCGCACGTGAACCAGGTGCTCGTGCACGTCGGCAACACCCCGAGCGAGCTCCTCAACTACTGCGTGAGCAAGAACATCCTCGTGCAGGCATACTCGCCAATCGCCCACGGCGAGATCCTGACGAATCCGCAGGTCGCCGCGATTGCGGAGCAGTACGGAGTGACGGTCCCGCAGCTGAGCATCCGCTACACCCTGCAACTTGGTACGCAGTCGCTGCCGAAGACGGCGAACCCCGATCACATGCGCGAGAACGCACAGGTCGACTTCGAGATCAGCGCAGCGGACATGGAAAAGCTTCGCAGCCTCGACGCTCGCGACTACGGCGAGCACAGCGTGTTCCCCGTCTACAGCGGGAAGTAG
- a CDS encoding DUF6220 domain-containing protein — translation MRKVFFVLSILVLIGVGLQYYMAGVGFFSEGQQGFALHGTVGRIVLPVLFILLIIAAAVSRAGKSTIWLTVLMLVLLIMQTLIFILTGAIFGVDENSTSAPVAAYFTVGLHALNPMFILWVGTVVMLRARKLAFGAPAKKEAVGAAAA, via the coding sequence ATGCGCAAGGTATTTTTTGTCCTCAGCATTCTCGTTCTCATTGGTGTCGGACTTCAGTACTACATGGCCGGAGTTGGCTTCTTCTCCGAGGGGCAGCAAGGCTTCGCCCTTCACGGAACCGTCGGGCGAATCGTCCTACCGGTCCTGTTCATTCTGCTTATTATCGCGGCCGCGGTCTCTCGTGCCGGGAAAAGCACGATCTGGCTCACCGTGCTCATGCTCGTGTTGCTCATCATGCAGACGCTGATCTTCATCCTCACGGGTGCGATCTTCGGCGTTGACGAAAACTCAACGAGCGCCCCTGTCGCGGCGTACTTCACCGTTGGCCTCCACGCGCTCAACCCGATGTTCATCCTCTGGGTGGGCACCGTTGTGATGCTGCGCGCACGCAAACTCGCGTTCGGCGCGCCGGCAAAGAAGGAGGCAGTGGGAGCCGCCGCCGCCTAA
- a CDS encoding sensor histidine kinase: protein MTATFFTVLYDDPVRWLVILQLLLVPIPFLAVGFVLLAKRHVAGRYLLLGASLGPALTATLEFWLTRRIAETGTEAWMPWAVIAEGSIGTVGTAAFAILTCLFPACTPATNGQRWFVRVMWLLPLPVALAFVAHPTVLTERVAYGSLPEFANPIHLDAISGLAPFLPNVRVTFYLSIAAALVILVLRYRHAKADTRRPIRWVLFGNATAVLIAAMPFLVHAIAANSAAIDKSVVALSSLAIPVIPLSILLALEPPVWLDADAVIRKSFIYGAMTFGIIAIYAAVAAGLGLTAGVGMPVELAILLTAIFAVSFQPVRERLRAIADRWVFGQQQSWEAAALEDASHGNHGDRHSDGNGNGNGNGNGNGNGNELPDALTGGAPEADPTAAGQRLAHLVRAALRLHWVTVSMPPNVECSAGIASGNPVLRVPLFVEDAQVGEIRCGQKLTGRLSDREVRLVVALGDQYALSVANGRLAGRIVQVQEAERRRIERNLHDGAQQQLVALIAQLGLAQTRLDREGIGAELLADFQDQVRTILADVRSLAQGIHPTVLTDAGLVEAVEDRCNRLPLSIRVHASDGLRGARFNDDIEGAAYFFVAETLANALKYAQAKHVFVDLLRDGPVLALTVTDDGVGFDSSHVVPRGLAGLADRFTALAGTVATDSTPGVGTTVRGRLPVLAGGAG, encoded by the coding sequence GTGACCGCCACCTTCTTTACTGTGCTCTACGACGATCCGGTTCGCTGGCTCGTAATCCTCCAGCTCCTCCTTGTGCCCATCCCCTTCCTCGCGGTGGGGTTCGTGCTACTCGCGAAACGCCACGTCGCGGGGCGCTACCTGCTCCTTGGTGCGAGCCTCGGGCCAGCACTGACCGCCACCCTAGAGTTTTGGCTCACTCGTCGCATCGCCGAGACCGGTACCGAGGCATGGATGCCGTGGGCCGTCATCGCTGAGGGCAGCATTGGCACAGTCGGAACCGCGGCCTTTGCCATCTTGACCTGCCTGTTCCCGGCGTGCACGCCAGCGACGAACGGGCAGCGGTGGTTCGTGCGGGTGATGTGGCTCCTACCACTCCCGGTCGCGCTCGCGTTCGTGGCGCATCCAACCGTGCTCACCGAGCGTGTCGCGTATGGCAGTCTCCCGGAGTTTGCTAACCCAATCCATCTCGACGCGATTTCAGGCCTGGCACCGTTCCTCCCCAACGTGCGAGTAACTTTCTACCTCTCCATCGCCGCAGCACTCGTCATTCTCGTACTCCGGTACCGACATGCGAAGGCGGATACCCGTCGGCCAATTCGGTGGGTCCTGTTCGGTAATGCCACGGCAGTATTGATCGCGGCAATGCCGTTTCTCGTGCACGCCATCGCCGCGAACAGTGCGGCCATCGACAAATCCGTTGTCGCGCTGAGCTCGCTCGCGATTCCAGTCATCCCGCTATCGATCCTGCTCGCGCTCGAACCGCCCGTGTGGCTGGACGCCGATGCGGTCATCCGCAAATCCTTCATCTACGGCGCGATGACGTTTGGCATCATCGCTATCTACGCTGCGGTCGCTGCCGGGCTCGGACTCACGGCGGGGGTCGGGATGCCCGTCGAACTCGCGATTCTCCTCACCGCCATCTTCGCCGTAAGCTTTCAACCCGTCCGGGAACGGCTTCGCGCGATTGCGGACCGCTGGGTGTTTGGCCAGCAGCAGTCATGGGAGGCCGCAGCACTCGAGGATGCTAGCCATGGAAATCACGGCGACCGACATAGCGATGGCAACGGCAACGGCAACGGCAACGGCAACGGCAACGGCAACGGCAACGAGCTTCCGGATGCTCTCACCGGCGGCGCACCCGAGGCCGACCCCACCGCGGCTGGCCAGCGCCTCGCCCACCTCGTCCGCGCCGCGCTGAGGCTGCACTGGGTAACCGTGTCGATGCCGCCGAACGTCGAGTGTTCGGCCGGTATCGCAAGCGGCAATCCGGTACTGCGCGTGCCGTTATTCGTCGAGGATGCGCAGGTCGGCGAGATTCGATGTGGCCAGAAACTTACTGGGCGGCTGAGCGATCGCGAAGTGCGGCTTGTCGTCGCGCTCGGCGACCAGTACGCGCTCTCGGTAGCGAACGGTCGCCTCGCCGGGCGGATCGTGCAGGTGCAGGAGGCCGAACGGCGCCGCATTGAGCGAAATCTTCATGATGGTGCACAGCAGCAGCTCGTGGCGTTGATCGCGCAGCTCGGGCTCGCGCAAACCAGGCTCGACCGCGAAGGCATCGGAGCCGAGCTCCTTGCCGACTTCCAAGACCAAGTGCGCACTATCCTCGCGGATGTCCGCAGCCTCGCCCAGGGCATCCACCCGACGGTTCTCACGGATGCGGGCCTCGTCGAGGCGGTCGAAGATCGCTGCAATCGGCTGCCGCTCAGCATTCGAGTGCACGCATCCGATGGCCTTCGCGGTGCACGCTTCAACGACGACATCGAGGGCGCCGCGTACTTCTTCGTGGCCGAGACCCTCGCCAATGCGCTGAAGTACGCGCAGGCGAAGCACGTCTTCGTCGATCTCCTTCGCGATGGTCCGGTGCTCGCACTCACTGTCACCGACGACGGAGTCGGGTTCGATTCGAGTCACGTCGTCCCACGCGGGCTCGCGGGCCTCGCCGATCGGTTCACGGCGCTCGCGGGCACGGTTGCGACGGACTCGACCCCGGGAGTCGGGACGACGGTACGAGGACGGCTGCCAGTGCTTGCCGGAGGTGCGGGATGA
- a CDS encoding response regulator transcription factor: protein MIDVVIADDHYLVREGTRQLLEASGEVRVSAAVADAEELLAAVDALDPDAVVVDIRMPPTHQLEGVLAARAIRATHPKVGVVVLSQHANSMYAFELFRDGTDGLAYLLKDRVGDLQQLLEALRRVIAGGSIIDPFVVQSLLNRQTSAADQLLEQLSAREREVLASMAAGASNAAIARELYLSPSAVAKHINAIFAKLGLSPAAEETHRRVAAVLAFLRAEVPGQ, encoded by the coding sequence ATGATTGACGTGGTTATCGCGGACGACCACTATCTCGTGCGCGAGGGTACTCGGCAGCTGCTGGAAGCATCCGGCGAGGTGCGCGTGAGCGCGGCTGTGGCCGACGCGGAGGAGCTACTCGCCGCAGTGGATGCTTTGGACCCTGACGCGGTCGTCGTCGACATTCGCATGCCACCGACACATCAGCTCGAAGGCGTCCTCGCGGCGCGCGCCATCAGGGCCACACACCCGAAGGTCGGCGTCGTGGTGCTCTCCCAGCACGCAAACTCGATGTACGCCTTCGAGCTGTTTCGGGACGGCACGGACGGCCTCGCTTACCTGTTGAAGGACCGGGTCGGGGATCTCCAGCAGCTCCTCGAAGCACTCCGGCGCGTGATTGCAGGCGGCTCAATCATCGATCCGTTCGTGGTCCAGTCGCTCCTCAACCGGCAGACCTCGGCCGCTGATCAGCTCCTCGAGCAGCTCTCTGCCCGCGAGCGCGAGGTCCTCGCGTCGATGGCCGCAGGTGCCTCGAACGCTGCCATCGCCCGCGAGCTCTACCTCTCCCCATCCGCCGTTGCCAAACACATCAACGCCATCTTCGCCAAGCTGGGCCTCTCCCCTGCCGCCGAAGAAACCCACCGTCGCGTGGCCGCAGTGCTCGCATTCTTACGGGCAGAAGTGCCTGGGCAATAG
- a CDS encoding alpha/beta fold hydrolase has product MSKSSRAALAATALVGAAALVTVMLAKRRAASPTRTGTSVSGMEYIVVGDGPKTVLLIPGGPGSEISGGAMASMSASTIRPLSKEGYSVWVATRVRNMPHGHSVADMADDYAKFIRDVIGGPVDLIIGESFGGLVSFYLAANHPEVAKRIVIAGAAAKIAPDIIDIDLRFAEHKAAGRHREAAATLLEYVVEGPRFARLRQLLAPLVVRSMGRMHTSPGDFVVETAAEARFDATDVLGRIDIPVLIISAEEDRFFPPEAVRATAAAIPRATHIEYSGIGHLRLFSDRRFTRDIVHWDAATSAIGEPTD; this is encoded by the coding sequence ATGTCGAAATCGTCTCGCGCGGCACTCGCAGCGACAGCGTTGGTCGGGGCGGCCGCCCTCGTGACAGTCATGCTGGCGAAACGCAGAGCGGCCTCGCCGACGCGAACCGGAACCTCGGTGAGCGGAATGGAATATATCGTGGTCGGCGACGGGCCGAAGACGGTACTTCTGATCCCGGGCGGACCGGGGAGTGAGATTTCCGGTGGCGCGATGGCAAGTATGTCGGCGAGCACCATTCGCCCGCTCAGCAAAGAGGGGTACTCCGTTTGGGTCGCGACGCGTGTTCGAAACATGCCACACGGGCATTCCGTGGCGGATATGGCGGATGACTACGCGAAGTTCATTCGTGATGTCATTGGTGGTCCGGTCGATCTGATTATCGGTGAGTCGTTTGGCGGCTTGGTCTCGTTCTACCTCGCGGCTAATCATCCTGAGGTTGCGAAGCGAATCGTCATCGCGGGAGCCGCGGCGAAAATCGCCCCGGACATCATTGACATCGATTTGCGGTTCGCCGAACACAAGGCGGCCGGGAGGCATCGGGAAGCGGCTGCGACGCTCCTCGAGTACGTCGTGGAGGGCCCGAGGTTCGCCCGTCTGCGGCAGCTATTGGCACCTTTGGTCGTCAGGTCGATGGGGCGGATGCACACGTCGCCGGGAGACTTCGTCGTCGAGACGGCAGCGGAAGCGAGGTTTGATGCAACCGATGTGCTTGGCCGTATCGATATTCCCGTGCTGATCATCTCTGCCGAGGAGGACCGCTTCTTTCCGCCGGAAGCGGTGCGTGCGACGGCGGCTGCGATTCCGCGGGCGACGCACATCGAGTACTCCGGTATAGGGCACCTACGCTTGTTTTCAGATCGGCGGTTCACGCGCGACATCGTGCATTGGGACGCGGCGACCAGTGCCATCGGCGAGCCCACTGACTAG
- a CDS encoding PadR family transcriptional regulator, producing the protein MNSDQERVATNIRKGVLEFCVLALLSRREMYGLELANELTERHLTASEGSLYPLLSRMRTARTVETRWDTPDEGRARRYYTITDRGRQQLQTFAGVWGTIAPQVSGLLQEES; encoded by the coding sequence ATGAATAGTGACCAGGAGCGAGTCGCCACCAACATCCGCAAGGGTGTGCTTGAGTTCTGCGTGCTCGCGCTCCTGTCGCGCCGCGAAATGTACGGACTCGAGCTCGCGAACGAGCTCACCGAGCGCCATCTCACCGCGAGCGAGGGGAGCCTCTATCCCCTGCTCTCGAGAATGCGCACGGCAAGGACTGTCGAAACCCGGTGGGACACGCCCGACGAGGGTCGCGCCCGCCGTTATTACACGATCACCGACCGTGGTCGGCAACAGCTCCAGACCTTCGCCGGTGTCTGGGGCACCATCGCACCGCAGGTCAGCGGGCTTCTCCAGGAGGAATCATGA
- a CDS encoding DUF1700 domain-containing protein: MIREHNAAARYLTSLATELRGLPAETRGEILADVRAHIDEATESGRDIDEVLTKLGDPADVATDAREQLGGDSLRDPAERPERMLRIAALVLAIVSAVVVSFLLPSYAIEEVGTAGDATGSTLQSASNLFESYGLGVALLPLLPAVLAVLPLVLPPRFRRAMGWVNAVLMSLFSVVGGFTLGGFFAPLALLMWAAVFVPLWLRQSRPKAFGLTVRILGAVMLITPTAFGVIGALTGTFMDPDWRFWLAAALTFALGVLFAIRLRYADVVVAGLGAALMLLAVVDAGLLALAVWWMGGLWFVIGLSAIAARMRPARS; encoded by the coding sequence ATGATTCGCGAACACAACGCCGCCGCACGCTACCTCACGAGCCTTGCGACCGAGCTCCGCGGGTTGCCGGCAGAGACTCGGGGCGAGATTCTTGCCGACGTGCGCGCGCACATCGACGAGGCCACGGAAAGCGGGCGAGACATTGACGAAGTGCTTACCAAGCTCGGCGACCCCGCCGACGTCGCCACGGATGCACGGGAGCAGCTGGGCGGCGATTCCTTGCGTGACCCGGCTGAGCGACCAGAGCGGATGCTCCGCATCGCCGCACTCGTCCTCGCCATCGTGTCGGCTGTGGTCGTCTCGTTTCTCCTCCCCTCGTACGCGATCGAAGAAGTTGGCACCGCCGGCGATGCGACCGGATCGACGCTACAAAGCGCATCCAATCTCTTCGAGAGCTATGGGCTCGGCGTGGCGCTGCTCCCCCTGCTCCCCGCGGTGCTCGCCGTGCTGCCGCTCGTGCTCCCGCCGCGATTTCGTCGGGCCATGGGCTGGGTCAACGCCGTGCTCATGTCGCTGTTTTCGGTCGTGGGAGGCTTTACTCTCGGCGGGTTTTTCGCGCCGCTCGCGCTGTTGATGTGGGCGGCAGTGTTCGTACCGTTATGGCTTCGACAAAGTCGACCCAAGGCATTCGGCCTAACCGTGCGAATCCTCGGAGCAGTGATGCTCATTACGCCTACCGCGTTTGGCGTCATCGGTGCACTCACGGGCACCTTCATGGATCCGGATTGGCGCTTCTGGCTCGCCGCCGCACTCACGTTCGCCCTCGGAGTGCTATTCGCGATCAGGCTTCGCTATGCCGACGTCGTCGTCGCCGGCCTCGGCGCCGCACTGATGCTCCTCGCGGTAGTCGATGCGGGTCTCCTCGCCCTCGCCGTCTGGTGGATGGGCGGGCTCTGGTTCGTCATCGGGCTGAGCGCCATCGCGGCCAGGATGCGCCCAGCCCGCAGCTAA
- a CDS encoding dihydrofolate reductase family protein: MGTLSFTTAMSLDGYIADANGDFQWAAPSEEIFQLHVDRMDAVAAEVLGRKTFELMRYWEREPEDETWGELEHAFARRWRELPLVVVSSTLTETDFHSDHARLVRSLDLSTLAQIVADAPGEVEIFGPTTAAPAMLAGMIHDLRLFIVPKLVGGGLRAFPEGANLGLRLIEDRVFDNGTAYLHYGAS, encoded by the coding sequence ATGGGCACCCTGAGCTTTACGACGGCGATGTCGCTCGACGGCTACATCGCGGATGCGAACGGCGACTTCCAATGGGCCGCGCCGAGCGAAGAGATTTTTCAGTTGCATGTCGACCGGATGGATGCGGTCGCGGCTGAGGTGCTCGGGCGGAAGACCTTTGAGCTCATGCGGTATTGGGAGCGTGAGCCGGAGGACGAGACCTGGGGCGAACTTGAGCACGCGTTCGCGCGACGCTGGCGGGAACTGCCGCTCGTTGTCGTGTCGTCGACGCTGACCGAGACGGACTTTCATTCTGATCACGCACGTCTCGTTCGGTCACTCGATCTTTCGACCCTCGCGCAGATCGTCGCCGATGCACCGGGCGAGGTAGAAATCTTCGGCCCCACGACCGCCGCGCCGGCCATGCTGGCGGGCATGATTCATGACCTTCGACTCTTCATCGTGCCGAAGCTCGTCGGCGGTGGGTTGCGCGCATTTCCCGAGGGTGCGAACCTCGGCCTGCGACTCATTGAGGACCGCGTCTTCGACAACGGCACCGCTTATTTGCACTACGGCGCCAGTTAG
- a CDS encoding SulP family inorganic anion transporter, with protein sequence MPDERPRWQRFFPGIAVFQHYERSWLRGDIIAGITVAAYLVPQVMAYAVIAGLPAVVGLWTVLAPMVIYFFLGTSRKLSIGPESTTALMTAAGVGALVSAAGGPERYAEVAAILAIAVGIICLVASIARLGFLTKLLSRPVLIGYLVGIAVLMIVSQLGKVTKIDVSGANTWEEAVSLVSQLGQAHLPTVLLSVAVLIVLYLSNWLVPRAPSSLITLLLAAGVVALFGLERYGLEVIGQVPQELPEPRIPNLGDVDLWALLPYAMGIAIVGFSDNILTARAFASGKGEVIDPNQELLALGAANVATGFLQGFPVSSSGSRTVLGDAAGARTQVHAIVVVVSVIMVLLFAGPVLESFPDAALGALVIFAATQLIDAKEIRRIGRFRRSELIITGVTAAAVVFFGVLVGIGVAVGLSILDLIRRITRPYADVLGYAPGVPGMHSLEDYDEATAVAGLVVFRYDSPLFFANADDFVERALDAVDEAEPPVEWFLLNAEANTEVDLTAVDALQDLRKQLEKRGVRFAMARVKQDLARSLEPTGFLEEVGGNYIFATLPTAVRAYAREYRKKHGDLPEGVPPKILED encoded by the coding sequence ATGCCAGACGAACGACCACGATGGCAGCGTTTCTTCCCCGGGATCGCCGTTTTTCAGCACTACGAGCGCTCATGGCTGCGTGGCGACATCATTGCGGGCATCACCGTCGCGGCCTATCTCGTGCCGCAGGTCATGGCGTACGCCGTCATCGCGGGGCTCCCGGCGGTGGTCGGGCTCTGGACCGTCCTCGCGCCGATGGTGATCTACTTCTTCCTCGGCACCTCGCGAAAGCTGTCGATCGGGCCGGAGTCTACGACCGCGCTCATGACCGCGGCAGGGGTTGGCGCGCTCGTGAGTGCCGCCGGCGGGCCGGAGCGCTACGCCGAAGTCGCCGCGATCCTGGCCATTGCCGTCGGCATCATTTGCCTCGTCGCATCGATCGCGCGGCTAGGCTTCCTCACCAAACTCCTCTCGCGACCGGTGCTCATCGGATACCTCGTCGGGATCGCCGTGCTCATGATCGTGAGTCAGCTCGGCAAGGTGACGAAGATCGACGTCTCCGGCGCGAATACGTGGGAAGAAGCGGTGTCGCTTGTGAGCCAGCTGGGCCAGGCGCACCTGCCGACGGTCTTGCTGAGCGTGGCGGTGCTGATTGTGCTCTATCTCTCCAACTGGCTCGTCCCGCGGGCACCCTCGTCCCTGATCACACTGCTTCTCGCAGCCGGGGTCGTGGCGCTGTTCGGGCTCGAGCGGTACGGCCTCGAAGTCATCGGGCAGGTGCCTCAGGAACTTCCAGAGCCGCGCATCCCAAACCTCGGCGACGTAGACCTGTGGGCCTTGCTGCCCTATGCAATGGGCATCGCCATCGTCGGGTTCTCTGACAACATCCTCACCGCGCGGGCATTCGCATCCGGGAAGGGTGAGGTGATCGATCCGAACCAGGAGTTGCTCGCGCTCGGCGCGGCGAACGTCGCGACGGGCTTCCTGCAGGGTTTCCCGGTCTCCTCGAGCGGCTCGCGCACCGTGCTCGGGGACGCGGCCGGGGCAAGAACGCAGGTGCACGCCATCGTCGTCGTCGTTTCGGTGATCATGGTGCTGCTGTTTGCCGGGCCGGTGCTCGAGTCGTTCCCGGATGCGGCGCTCGGCGCCCTCGTGATCTTCGCGGCGACGCAACTCATCGATGCTAAAGAGATTCGCCGCATTGGTCGCTTCCGTCGCAGCGAGCTCATCATCACCGGTGTGACGGCCGCTGCAGTGGTGTTCTTCGGCGTCCTCGTCGGCATCGGCGTCGCCGTGGGGCTTTCAATCCTCGACCTCATCCGGCGCATCACGCGGCCTTACGCGGATGTGCTGGGGTACGCCCCGGGGGTACCCGGGATGCACAGCCTCGAAGACTATGACGAAGCGACCGCGGTCGCGGGTCTCGTCGTTTTCCGCTACGACTCACCGCTGTTCTTCGCCAACGCCGATGATTTCGTCGAGCGGGCGCTTGATGCCGTCGACGAAGCCGAGCCGCCGGTGGAGTGGTTCTTACTCAACGCCGAGGCGAATACCGAGGTCGACCTCACCGCGGTGGATGCGCTCCAGGACCTACGAAAGCAGCTCGAGAAGCGGGGTGTGCGGTTCGCGATGGCCCGCGTGAAGCAGGACTTAGCGAGGAGCCTAGAACCGACCGGATTCCTCGAAGAGGTCGGCGGGAATTATATTTTTGCGACGCTCCCGACGGCCGTGCGCGCGTATGCGCGGGAGTACCGCAAAAAGCATGGCGATCTGCCGGAGGGCGTGCCGCCCAAGATTCTCGAGGACTGA
- a CDS encoding VOC family protein, which yields MSRPVHFEIHATDVESTKEFYAASFGWEYDDYSEYAGTPYFGVRTGPEEAPGINGAIMQRREDALTPGVPVNGAVLTMGVEDFDATAAAILAAGGREALPKYALPGMAWQGYFLDPDGNVFGIHQPDENAA from the coding sequence ATGTCGCGTCCCGTTCATTTCGAAATTCACGCCACCGATGTCGAATCGACCAAGGAGTTTTATGCCGCATCCTTCGGGTGGGAGTATGACGATTACTCCGAATACGCCGGCACGCCATATTTCGGCGTACGCACCGGGCCTGAGGAGGCTCCGGGGATCAATGGCGCGATCATGCAGCGACGGGAAGACGCACTGACACCCGGTGTGCCCGTGAACGGTGCGGTCCTGACCATGGGAGTCGAGGACTTCGATGCCACGGCGGCCGCGATTCTCGCCGCAGGCGGACGCGAGGCGCTGCCGAAATATGCTCTGCCCGGGATGGCGTGGCAGGGGTACTTCCTTGACCCAGATGGCAACGTCTTCGGCATCCACCAGCCCGACGAGAACGCCGCGTAG
- a CDS encoding DUF2798 domain-containing protein: MDKKRAILTQIIMTFIMAGVMSGLMGLIMTGPSIEWLAAWPKTFIIAWPIAFALTMLAWPASMALSGAIMNRISRSNTREG; encoded by the coding sequence TTGGATAAAAAGCGCGCCATTCTCACCCAGATCATCATGACGTTCATCATGGCCGGGGTCATGTCGGGCCTCATGGGCCTGATCATGACCGGCCCTTCGATAGAGTGGCTGGCCGCATGGCCAAAGACCTTCATTATCGCCTGGCCGATTGCGTTCGCGCTCACGATGCTCGCCTGGCCTGCCTCCATGGCGCTTAGCGGAGCAATCATGAACCGGATTTCGCGCAGCAACACCCGCGAAGGCTAA